The proteins below come from a single Rosa rugosa chromosome 2, drRosRugo1.1, whole genome shotgun sequence genomic window:
- the LOC133728376 gene encoding flowering time control protein FY-like encodes MVPEYHHHPYDPAGPHAPPHVDGFGAIRNRKQTQKTTVDYTTSVVRYTQTRKRQRDARDTTVLQPTPAASINSLPPVAYSDNPSRSFAAKFVHACTNYRARASPINRVLWTPSGRRLITGSQNGEFTLWDGQSFNYELSFLAHDQAVRSMAWSYDGENWISGDDGGSIKYWTSNMNNVLVNESAHRESVRDLSFCRTNLKFCSCSDDTYVKIWDYERCQEVHRLTGHGWNVKSVDWHPTKSLIASGGKDSVVKLWDARTGRELCSFHDHKNWVHSVKWNRNGNCLLTASKDQVIKLYDMRAMKELESFRGHRNEVTALAWHPFHEEYFVSGSSDGSIFHWLVGHETPQVEVPNAHSNNHNNSVWDLQWHPIGHMLCSGSNDRTTKFWCRNRPGDKCNISQNQSIGDRSSAFAGHMTGNFPFPLHEGQPTIATGNQGTNIIPGVGFAI; translated from the coding sequence ATGGTTCCAGAGTATCATCACCACCCCTACGACCCTGCTGGTCCTCATGCTCCTCCTCATGTCGATGGCTTTGGTGCAATAAGAAACAGAAAGCAGACCCAGAAAACGACAGTTGATTACACTACCTCTGTCGTGCGATACACACAGACTCGAAAGCGGCAGCGTGATGCAAGGGATACAACAGTGTTGCAACCTACACCAGCAGCATCAATCAATTCGTTGCCGCCGGTTGCGTATTCAGATAACCCATCTAGGAGCTTTGCTGCAAAGTTTGTGCATGCTTGTACAAATTACAGAGCCCGTGCTTCTCCGATTAATCGGGTTTTGTGGACACCTTCCGGGAGGCGTCTCATTACAGGGTCGCAAAATGGGGAGTTCACTCTTTGGGATGGTCAGTCATTTAACTATGAATTGAGTTTTCTGGCTCATGATCAAGCAGTCAGGTCTATGGCGTGGAGTTATGATGGTGAGAATTGGATTTCTGGTGATGATGGGGGATCAATAAAGTATTGGACGAGTAACATGAACAATGTGCTAGTCAATGAATCTGCTCACCGAGAATCGGTTCGGGACTTGAGCTTTTGTAGGACTAATTTGAAGTTCTGTTCATGTTCGGATGATACTTATGTGAAAATCTGGGATTATGAACGGTGCCAAGAAGTGCACAGATTGACTGGCCATGGTTGGAATGTGAAGAGTGTTGACTGGCACCCTACAAAGTCTCTAATAGCTTCAGGTGGGAAAGACAGTGTTGTCAAACTGTGGGATGCTAGGACAGGGAGAGAGCTCTGTTCATTTCATGATCACAAAAATTGGGTGCATTCTGTTAAGTGGAACCGAAATGGTAACTGTCTGCTGactgcttctaaggaccaagtCATTAAGCTTTACGACATGAGGGCTATGAAGGAGCTTGAATCATTCCGCGGGCATCGGAATGAAGTGACTGCTCTAGCTTGGCATCCTTTTCATGAAGAATATTTTGTCAGTGGGAGTAGTGATGGATCCATTTTCCATTGGCTTGTTGGGCATGAAACTCCCCAGGTTGAAGTTCCTAATGCACACAGTAACAATCACAATAACAGTGTGTGGGATCTCCAATGGCATCCAATTGGTCATATGCTTTGCAGTGGTAGCAATGATCGCACAACAAAGTTTTGGTGCAGAAATAGGCCAGGAGATAAATGTAACATCAGTCAGAATCAAAGTATTGGTGATCGAAGTTCTGCTTTTGCTGGTCACATGACTGGTAATTTTCCATTTCCATTACATGAAGGACAACCAACAATTGCTACTGGAAACCAAGGAACCAATATTATTCCAGGTGTTGGATTTGCAATttaa